A single genomic interval of Pyrus communis chromosome 7, drPyrComm1.1, whole genome shotgun sequence harbors:
- the LOC137739587 gene encoding nuclear pore complex protein NUP50A-like, with translation MADSGNGLPLNKKRAAGSELSRDNPGLDDEDDASEPETGTFKRASEEVLATRRIVKVRRQQTTSAPTSNTSNPFAGICLVPPTEESPAPAEAAASSPHACETRVLDEDNKQPESKVEQAGQVGDDSAADNENVVKENNEISSEATEPEPDVGENKTNGGETVNEEEEKAEIEDNKDNEDNKDNKSENVDPSPEGNSLSSFQQLSSSQNAFTNISGTGFSTSSFSFGLISKDGSTLDTGSGSLFGSNIDQPSGFGLSSNGSSSLFGTSGLSIVPKSDGAAFPQMQEVAVETGEENEKVVFTADAALFEFIDGGWKERGKGDLKVNVSESEKARLVMRLKGIRKVILNASLYPDMKLANMEKKGVTFACMNSIDEKKDGLSTFALKFKDGSVVEEFRAAVTAHKDKGKAPTAMKTPENSPKASDD, from the coding sequence ATGGCTGATTCGGGAAATGGCCTTCCACTTAATAAGAAGCGAGCTGCTGGGAGTGAACTCTCTCGGGATAACCCAGGCCTTGATGACGAGGACGATGCTTCTGAACCAGAGACAGGAACTTTCAAGAGGGCCAGTGAGGAGGTGCTGGCAACCAGAAGAATTGTTAAGGTTCGTCGCCAGCAGACTACATCGGCCCCCACTTCTAATACTTCCAATCCTTTTgctggtatatgcttggttccTCCAACAGAAGAAAGTCCAGCCCCTGCTGAAGCTGCAGCTAGCTCACCACATGCCTGTGAGACACGAGTTTTAGATGAGGATAATAAGCAGCCAGAAAGCAAGGTCGAACAGGCTGGTCAAGTTGGGGATGACTCTGCAGCTGATAATGAGAACGTTGTGAAGGAGAACAATGAAATTTCCAGTGAGGCAACGGAACCTGAACCAGATGTGGGTGAAAATAAGACAAATGGGGGTGAGACAGTAAATGAGGAAGAGGAAAAGGCTGAAATTGAAGATAACAAAGATAATGAAGATAACAAAGATAACAAAAGCGAAAATGTAGATCCAAGCCCAGAAGGTAACTCGTTGAGCTCATTCCAACAGCTTTCGAGTAGCCAAAATGCCTTCACAAATATCTCTGGAACTGGGTTCTCCACATCCAGTTTTTCATTTGGGCTTATTTCAAAGGATGGGTCCACATTGGATACTGGCTCTGGTTCACTTTTTGGATCAAATATTGATCAGCCTTCTGGTTTTGGTCTCTCGAGTAATGGAAGTTCTTCACTCTTTGGCACATCAGGCCTCTCAATCGTACCTAAGAGTGATGGTGCTGCCTTCCCGCAAATGCAAGAGGTTGCAGTTGAGACtggggaagaaaatgagaaagtgGTTTTCACTGCTGATGCTGCGTTGTTTGAGTTTATTGATGGAGGCTGGAAGGAACGCGGAAAAGGAGATCTGAAAGTTAATGTATCTGAATCTGAGAAAGCCAGACTTGTTATGAGACTCAAGGGAATTAGAAAGGTAATTCTGAATGCAAGCCTTTACCCAGACATGAAGCTCGCGAACATGGAGAAGAAAGGTGTTACATTTGCCTGCATGAACAGCATCGATGAAAAGAAGGATGGGCTTTCCACCTTTGCTTTGAAGTTCAAGGATGGTTCCGTAGTCGAGGAATTTCGCGCTGCTGTTACAGCACATAAAGATAAAGGAAAGGCACCTACAGCCATGAAGACTCCAGAAAATTCTCCCAAGGCATCAGATGATTGA